DNA from Deinococcus cellulosilyticus NBRC 106333 = KACC 11606:
TCCGCCTGTTTGTTCAGATGTGCATGAGGGTCCAGCCACCAGCCAACGATGGCCCATGGACCCTGCAGAAAAGCCATCCAAAAACCCGGTTGTTCGCAGCGGTCATTTTGCAGGCCTTTGAAAGCATTCACACAACATGACAGGACCCTGGATCCTTTATGCTGGTGCAATGCAGGGTGACCTCAGTGGCCCCTCACCTGCTTCCTGAAGAGGTTCTTCCATGGATTCACCAACCAACAAAACCCCACAGGACGGCTGGAGACAGGAACCTGGCGAAGCTTCTCTGTCCGAAGCCAACAGCACCATTCCCATTCCAGAAGGCAAACCACACTGGCGGCGCTTTCTGGCGTTTGTGGGTCCGGGTGCACTGGTTGCCGTGGGCTACATGGACCCAGGAAACTGGGCCACCAACCTGGCTGGGGGTTCCAAGTTCGCCTTTTCGCTGCTCAGTGTGGTGTTGATTTCCAACTTGATGGCCATCTTGCTGCAAGCCATGTCCCTGCGACTGGGCATTGCCACCGGGCGGGACCTGGCGCAGGCTTGCCGGGACCACTACCCCAGGCCGGTGGCCCTGTTTCTTTGGGTGCTGGCCGAAATTGCCATTGCTGCCACCGATCTGGCCGAATTGATCGGAGCTGCAGTGGCCCTGAATTTGCTTTTTGGCCTTCCCCTGCTCTGGGGCCTGATCCTCACGGCTTTTGATGTGCTGCTTTTGCTGATGTTGCAAAACCGGGGGTTCCGCTGGATTGAAGCGTTTGTGATGGTTCTGATTTTCACCATCTTTGTGTGTTTCGGCATCGAACTCGTGCTGGCCAAACCCGAGTGGTCTGCTGTGCTCAGGGGGTACATTCCCACCCACCAGATCCTGACCCAACCCCAAATGCTCTACATTGCCATCGGGATCCTGGGGGCAACGGTGATGCCGCACAACCTCTACCTGCACTCCAGCATCGTGCAAACCCGCAATTACAAACGGGACCTTGCAGGCAAAAAAGAAGCCATCAAGTACGCCACCCTCGATTCAACCATCGCCCTGATGCTGGCATTGCTGGTCAACTCAGCCATGCTGATCCTGGCTGCCACTGTCTTCTTCAAAGCAGGACGCACCGAAATGGCTGACATCACCGAAGCTTACGGACTGCTCACCCCACTGCTGGGCACCACACTGGCCAGCACCCTGTTCGGAGTCGCCCTGCTGGCCTGTGGCCAGAATGCCACCATCACCGGCACACTCAGTGGTCAGATCGTGATGGAAGGTTTTCTCAACTTCCGGGTGGCCCCCTGGATCAGGCGGTTGATCACCCGACTGATCGCCATTGTTCCCGCAGTGGCAGTCACCGCCATCCATGGCAGCAAAGGCACAACGGACCTTCTGGTGCTCTCCCAGGTCATTTTGAGCCTTCAGCTTTCTTTCGCGGTTTTTCCCCTGTTGTTGTTCACCAGCGATCCCAAAAAGATGGGAGGGTTCGTCAACCCTCCCTGGATGAACGTGCTGGGGTGGCTGACTGGCCTGACCATCGCTGGCTTCAACCTCTACTTGCTTCTGGTGACGTTTGGGATCCTCCAACACGGCTGAAATGGAGGGTGTTCCACAAACCCTGGACCGGTAAACGGTGGCCCTGGGGACATCTGCTCAACCCACTCATTTTTCTCCTGCCGTTTGAAGGTGCAGGTTTCCAGGCCACACCACAAGTCCGTGCATCCCCAGCGGCTCCACCTGCCGGTTTGCATGGTGTGGCCTGGGATCAACCTGCACCTGGGGTTCCACCCCTTCACAAGCCTTCTGCTGTTGCACCAAACCACAGGGCGTCCACCGGTGATGTGGCAAGAAAGACGTCCAGAAATGGCCTCACCCACCTCTTTGTCTTCGACCGCACCTTGCAACCACCTGAGAAGCCAGAGGTGTTCTTCTTTCAGGTTCCCCGGGCGGCTTTGAGACAAAAATCCTTGAAGGTGTGGTCGGCCCAAGCGTGAAACCAGAAAAGCAGGGGGAGGTTTCACCTGGGTGCACGCTGCGCGTGCGGCTCAGGGTCTTTGGGTGCCTGGAAGCCCTTTTCATCCTGCGCAAAATGAAAGGATGGGTGAAGTCATTGACAGCCCAGAACAATGGGAGTGGATTCACCTTCGCGGTGCTTTGTGGCCCCCCAGCGGACCGAAAAGGACCTTTTTCTGGTGCCTCATCCCGAACTGACGTGAAATGAAAGGGTCATGCCCACCCTGCCTTTCGGAACATTCGGCAGCCTGACAGGAGTGAATGGATGGCTTCAATCTTTTGGAACATCACTCCTGCCTGTGCGGTGCACCCATGAAACCACCTCTCCTGATGGTCAAAGCCCCCACTGAGGGTCCGGCGAGTTGGAGGGCACCCCTGTCAGTTGCACCCCCACCTGGAAACTGGATTGTGAAAGGAGCCCGGCTCCTGCTCCAGACCTGTTTTCCCAACCCAGCCGGTTGGAGTGGCATTCGTTCAGGAGGACCGCAGGAGGCCCGGCGCAGACCTGACCTCACCCGTTTGAACACCATGTTGGGTCACTGGCAGCACACCTGCACCCCCCGGAGGCTCTTCAGGCGTTCTTTTGCCTGCCCCGGATGGTGGACTGGCGACAGGTGCCAGATGACCTGGCCTTGAATGTGGTCACCGACAATGGCCGTGACCTCCCCCAGGGCACCCGGACCACACGCTTGCCCGGGCACACCACCATGGTGAAGGGCTCAGCGAGAGGTTTTGTGGAACGGATGGCTGGAAAGGCAGGAAGATGGTTTGCCCTGGAGAAACATCGCCGTGGTTTGCAGCAAAGCAAACCACATGGGCCATGCCCAGGCACCGGTTTGAAGGCCCTGCTCGGTGCAGCCCGGTTGAGGCAGGTTGCCTCCAACGCAGCAACGGGGACCCTGCAGGCTGAACGTTCATGCCGGCAAAAAGGCCCCATGATTGAAACCCTGCTGAACAGCCTCATGCCTCTGCACTCCAGAATCACCCGCACCCAGGTGCCTCGTGGTGGTCCTGCAGGGCCGTGGGCTTGAAGGAAGAAAGCACCCAAAAACCCACTGGAGGGCAAGCCTGCCTCCTCAAAAGCCTCGAAGGTCAGGGCTGCCCGCTCAACCAACTGGAAGGACGCCCGGCGGTGATCAATTTCTGGGCCTCCAGGTGTTGGCCCTGCCATTCAGAAGCCCCTGTCTTGCAGCGTTTGTTTGGGTTGACAGGAGACCAGGTGCAATTCCAGGGGGTGTTGTTCAACAACGACCCCGGGTCAAAAGTGGCGATTCACTGCGGCAACAGTCAGGTTCCTGTGACCCTACTGCTCGACCAGAAGGGCACCATCGTGTCCCCCCACCTCGGTGAAATTGACTTCAGAACCATGCAAGGTGTGCTGTCCAGCCTCGGGGTGAAGCTGTAAAATCTGTACCGGAAACCTGATGGATCTGTCTCCCCAGAAACACACCCACCATCACCCGGTTGGGTGTGTTTGTTTCAGCCCACCAGCGGCAAAACCGATCCGTCCACTGAAAGCACCCTGCGACCTGCTGGTACAGGCCAGACCTGAAGTGGAGTGTCCTGCCGAGCCTTTCTGGCTCACACCGTCATGCCCCCCTCTCCAATGGGACTGTCACGTCCCTTCGAGCCGACAAGCCGGATCCCATCTTTGGTCTGGCAGGTCCTGCTGCAAATTCAGGCCGGCTCAGAATCTGGGGTTCCGATGCCACAGGGTTGTTGCCTGGCAACTGTTCCCTGGGGACTCACTTTTCCTTGTGCTGGAGGTCAGCATGTTCATTCCCGGTGATGATGTGGGCAAGTCATGACTGCGCGCTTCAGATCCACCCAGCGAGGCACCAGCAAACCTGGCACCAAGCACCAAAGCGTCAGTTAAAGACTTGACGCAGTTGCAGAACCCCTGTTGGGGGAACGCAAGAGGCCCTTCAAGACCAGCAACACCACCCCGCTGACCACAAACACATCCGCCAGGTTGAAAATCGGAAAATCCTGTTTGTACAGAAACCGCGTGATGCTTGAAAGGGTGTGCGACATCAGGGGATCCACCACTTTTCCTAAACGGAACCCGTCCAGGGCGTTCCCCAGGGCACCCGCAGCAATCAGGCTGAGCGGCACCCAGATGTCCCGGTACTTGCCCCTCAGCAAACTGAAGGTGAGCCACAAACCCACAAGGAGGCGCAACACCGCCAGGATCAGGGTGGCTCCGCCCAGCATGCCCCACGCGGCCCCTTTGTTGTAAATGAGCCCCAGGCTTAAAAAACCCCCAATGAACGCCTGGAATTCCCCCTCCCGGAAGGTCGACACCGCCCACACCTTCAGCCACTGGTCCAGCACCACCCCCATTGCAATGCATCCCGCCGCCCGCCAGAAGAGACGGGGGAGGCTTGTGGAGAGGGCGGGATTTGAGGGATGCTGTGTCATGTCTTCCTCCGTTTTGTTGGGGTTCAGGGTTTGGCTTTTTCTTGCAGTCGTTTCCAGTCAGGTGGAAAGCCCCACTGTGACACCATTTCGCTGGTCACATCCCTGAAGATGGGGGCAGCGAGCATGGACCCAAAGTAATTTTTCTTGGCCCCATGCACCATGATCACCATGGTGACTTTTGGCTGGTTGGCAGGGAAAAAACCTGCGAAGAGGCTGTTGTAGATTTCATTGGAGTACCGTCCATTCACGACCACTTGCGCAGTGCTGCTCTTCCCACCAATGTCATACCCGGGAATTCCTGCAGCGGTTTTGATGCCGTCATCCACCACCCGACGCAGGAGGTCACGCATGGTGCGGGCAGTGGTTTCTGTGAGCACCTGCCGCTCTTCTCGGATGCGGTCCACAGCCACCAGGTAAGGTGCGGTGTATTGTCCGTCATTGGCAAGGGTGTTGTACGCTGCAGCGACCTGCACGGTGTTGGTGGTCATGCCCTGTCCGAAACTCATGTTCACTTTCATGATGTCACTCCAGCGGGAAGGCGGGTAGACCACCCCATCTTCGGTGTACAGGTTCTCGATGGGCGTGGCCTCTCCAAAGCCGTACTGTTTGAGGTAGTCGTAGAGGCTCTGATCGGGGTAATTCTGCACCAGATGACTCATGCCAACGTTGCTGGAGTACCGCAAAATCTCCCGGGTGGTCAGCCGCGGTGGGTGCTGCACTGCGTCCCGGATGCGGTTGTTGCCGATGGCACGCCACATGGGGGTGTCGAAGGTCTGTTCAGGGTGGGTTTTGCCGTCATTGAGGATTCCGGCCACCACGAGGGCTTTGATGACACTTCCCGGTTCATAAGAATCCACAAAGGGACGGTTCCGCCACCGCTCCGTGGGGTAGTTCCTCCAGTTGTTGGGGTCAAAAGTTGGCCAGGAAGCCGCTGCGAGGATCTTGCCGGTGGGGGTGTCGAGGATCACTGCGCTGCCGTACACCCCCTGGTTTTCGGTGGCGTACCGGTTCATTTGAGATTCCAGCACGGTTTGGATGGAAGGGTCAAGGGTGACAATGACATCCCGGCCTGAGGCGAGTTCTTCTTGATAGAACAGTTCCAGTCCAGAGAGGCCCCTGTCGGTTCCCAGCACGCCAAGGAGGGCTCCTGCGAGCGTCTTTTGGGGATAGATGCGTTTTTGCAGGCCGGTGGCTGGATCGTGGACACTCTGGGCGAGAATGGTGCCGTCCTCGGAGAGGATGCGGCCACGCAGCACGTCAGTTGTGTCCATGGGTGCACCGGGAAGCCTCCATTCCAGTTTGGCATAGGCAATCACCAGGACCATGAACATCAGCATGCTGATGAAAAGCAGGATTTTGGATCGGGAGCGGATGCGTTTCAGTTCCACCGGGTTTCGACCTCCAGAGGTTTGGGTTGAGGAATGGTGAGGGTCTCCTGGGAGGGTGCTTCAAAGTCGGTGGGTTCTTTCTTCGCCTTTGAAAAGGGAACCATGCCGTTTTTGACGGCCCATTCCCGGATGCGCACCGGACTGGTCAGGGACTGGAGTTCTATGGACAGGGTGCTTCGCTGGTCGTAAAGTTGCTCTTCCTGGTCCTGCAGCTCCGTGATCCGGGTGGGAAGGTCCCTCTGAATGTACCTCCAGGCCACGAGCACCGTGGCCAGAATGAAATACACCAGCATGTAACGCACCGCCCGATCCTGCCAGCTCACTCCTGATCCTCCTCCGTTCTTTCTGCCACCCGCAGTTTGGCGCTGCGGGATCTGGGATTGTGCTCGAGTTCTTCTTCGGTGGCCTCCACGGGCCGTTTGGTGAGGGGTTTGAAACCGTTGTTGCCTTTGACGAATTGCTTCACGATGCGGTCTTCCAGGCTGTGGAAACTGATCACGGCCAGACGCCCACCGGGTTCGATCAGGGTTTTTGCGGCCTGCAGGCCATCTTTCAGTGCACCCAGTTCGTCATTGACGTGGATGCGCAGGGCCTGAAAACTGCGTCTGGCCGGGTGAATGCCCCGGGCATGCTGTCCGGGGTAGGCCCGTTTGATCAGGGCTGCAAGTTCGGTGGTGGTTTCGATGGGTTTCTTTTGACGCGCTTCCACGATGTAACGGGCAATCCTGCGGCTGTGGCGCTCCTCGGCGTACTCGTACAGGATGGCGGCAATCTCTTCAGGGTCATACCCGTTGATGACCTCATAAGCAGAGAGGCCTTCCTGGCTCATGCGCATGTCCAGCGGGGCATCCTCGTGGTACGAAAAGCCTCTGGACGCATCGTCCAGCTGAAAACTTGAAACGCCGATGTCCAGCAGGATGCCATCCACCTGTGAAATGCCGGTTTCCTGCATGAGTTCCACCATGTCCCGATAGTTGCCTTTCAGAACGGTGAGACCGGGAAGTTCGGGGGTGCGGGAGGTGACAAAAGGGTCCTGATCAATGCCGTACACCTGAGCGCCCTTTTCGAGCAGCAGCCGGGTGTGACCTGCTCCGCCAAGGGTTCCATCAATGAACACCTTGCCAGGCTTCGGGTCGAGCCCTTCCACCACTTCGTTTGCCAGGACGGGAATGTGACTGTAATCCATGATGCTCCTCAGGTGATGAAGTTCTCCAGCAGTTCTGGAGGTGTGGATGAAGTGTACTTCCCAGTCTGCACCTCGGAGAGCACCTGGTTCCAGCGTTGTGGGTTCCAGAGTTCCAGGCGGTTCGGCGCCCCGGCCACCACCACTTCCGTTTCCAGATGGGCAAACTGGCGCAAGGGCTGCGGGATGGACAGCCGGTGCTGGCTGTCTGGGGCGCATGGGGTGGCGGAGCTGTAAAAGAAACGCACAAAGGCCCGTGCGGTGGGGTCCGTGAAGGGGAGTTGGGTCAGGTGACCTTCAAGCTTCTCCCAGGTGTCCTGGGGGAACAGGTACAGGCAACCCTCCAGGCCCCGGGTGGCCATCAGACCATGGTGCAAGAAGTCACGGAAGCTGGGAGGAATCACCAGCCGGCCTTTGGAGTCCATGTTGTAGTGGTGTTCACCGGTGGGCATCGACTGGCCTTTCTTGAATGATCCCTTGAGCATGGTGCTGTCCATGCTCCTGTTGTGTCAGAGCATCAAACTACCACAGTTTCCCACGATTTACCACCTGGCTTGCCTTGAACTCACCGGCACTTCATTGAAACTCCATATGATGTTCACGATGCGTTCACCTTTGATCCCCATGGTGCTGCTGATGGCCTGCTCACCGGCACTCGCACTCAACACGTACACCGTACAAGCAGGCGACACGCTCACCCGAATTGCCAAAAAACTCGGTCTGACCCCAGACGCCCTGCAATCCGCCAACCCCAAACTCAAAAACATCCACAACCTCACCATCGGTCAAAAACTAAACGTCCCCAGCCAAACCCAGCGCCCACCCAACCCCGCTGCCCAGACGGTGCGCACTGGACTGCAAAAAAACACCTGGGTGTGGCCAGTGAGTGGGAAAATCACCAGCAATTACGGCAACCGCTCCCTGGCCGTCGCAGGAAGCACCTTTCACGGCGGCATCGACATCTCTGCCCGCACCGGAACCCCCGTCAAAGCTTCACAGGCGGGCACCGTCACCTACGCCCGCTTTGACTCCAGCGGATTTGGCAACACCATCCTCATCGACCATGGGGCAGGCTGGAAAACCCGCTACTCCCACAACAGTCAACTGCTGGTCAAGGAAGGTCAAGCCGTCATCGCAGGACAGACCATCGCCCTGGTCGGTGCCACCGGCTTCGTGACAGGCAGTCACCTTGACTTCCGCTTGCTCTTCAACAACACCGAAATCAACCCCCTCAAAATCATGATGCCCCAGTGAAAAACCCACCGATGGCACCCAACACCGGACCATGAAAAAACGCTTCCCAAAGGGACTTTGCGGGTGACCTGATGCAGGGAAGCCATCAAAGGCAACGGTGCATGAAAGCAGACGGGTTTTCACACCTGCGATCTCGGTGGCCCATCAAACTTCATCCTTGAAACCCACCTGGCTGGACACGAAGTGTCTTGATCATGCGGCCTCATGCGGCCGATCGAAGTGAAGGACTTCAAAGTCAGCTGGGGTCAGGTGCCCCAGGCTGAAATGAATGCGCTGCCGGTCATGGAACACTTCCACACACTCAAAGACCCCCTTCGGATGGCCCTCCCCATCCAACCTCGTCAAACCCAGGCCACCCTGAACCATCGCATGTTGCGTTGATTCAGGAAGACAGCCATCATTTGCTGCGTCGCCGCCCAGGATGGCATCTTTCCTTTGCCCGCATGCGGCAGGCCTTCTTGGATGTCCCATGAATCCCGCTGGTGATCCTGAAAAACCCAGGGGCAAAGCAAGCCAAATGGTGCAAGAAATCCTCAGCGGGTCAGCTGTTTTTCCTGGTCGCCTGCCCTCCAACCCATGTCAATTCCATGTCTCTGAAAGGCTTCCTGAGGTGTGGACCCGAAATGTCATGGACGCCCTCAACAGGGGATCCATGCTTCCCAAAATCAAGGTGCACAGAAGGGCGATCGGCAGAAGTCAGAGGAGCCTGTCAACACCTTCATTTTCCTTCAAGGTGCCCCACCTGGTGCAAACATGAAAAACAACATGAGATGCATGGTTTGGAAGCACTGGTGCCGCCGGGAGGGCGCTCCTCTCCTTCACCCCTCCCGGTGCAGATCATTCCAGGACATCGGCACCTCACCCCGTTTCACTTCACCGCTCATCCTCAGGGCCTGAAAGAAAATCAGCACCTCCAGCACGGTGGTGGCCACCCCATAAAAGTCCCAGGCTTCCTTTTCACCCACAGAAGGACCGACAAAAGGCACCCCCCAGATGCGGGTGAAGACGTACAGCAGGGCAATCGCCAGGTTCCCCCACGCTCCTGCACGGTAAAAGCTGCTTTCCCACGAAACCACCCCAGCACGCGGGTACGGGTCGTTTAAGGCTTCTTTGGACTCCCAGAATTTCACCAGGGCCAGTCCACCCCAGAAGAGTTGCAAGACCGTGGAGACCAGGAAAAACACCCCGTAACCCACCCACGCCTCGAAGTGCGCCCCGGTCACCCCGCCGTGCAGGCCCGCAGCAGCGAGGCTCATCACCCCCACCTGGGGAATCGACGGGTGCAAAAAAGAAAATTTGCGGTCCCGGTCCACCTCTGGTGGACGGAACTCCGAAGCGGGGATCTGGGTGGGTTCTTCTTCCATGGGGCCACAGTACGGCAGCCTCCCCAAAAAGACAAGGGGGTTCATCTTCAGACCAGCGGGACATTCCTCCCCAAACCGCATGTTGTACAGTGACTTTTGATGCTCCTGCTTGTTCTGCTCCTCTCCTCCCAGGCCTTTGGGCACGGAGGCCGCACCATTGACGGTGAGCAAGGGCTTTTCCCCCAGGTGATGCTGGGCCTGGGCCTCCTGCTGACCGGCTGGGGCATGGTCCACTTCAGCTCCCGGACGTTTCACCTGCCTGCCCGGGACATCCGAACGAAGGGAAAACTTCCCCTGGGGCTGGCATCTGTTTCCACCGTGCTTTTCGCCCTCCTCTGCTGGGTGTCGGTGAAACCTGCGGGCCTGACCCTTCCTGTCCTCATCGAAACCCGTGAAGGGTGGGAGGTGCACCACCCGGGTGGCCTGCACTCCGAAACCACCCTGCTGCTGGAAGCGGGGAAGCCTGTGAAGTTGCAACTTGAAACGGAAAACGGCACCCGATTTCAGGTGCCTGCCCTGGGGGTGGATGTGGAGGTGAAAGCCGGAGAGAAAAGGGTGGTGAACATCGACCCCCCACAGGCCGGAACACATGAGACGAACGTGGAAGGCCTGTTCGTACAGGTCCTGCCAGAAGCAGAGTATGAAGCACTCATCCAGGGGGAGCCATGAGCCGCTCCCTGTGGATTGGACTCTCGATCCTCGCAGTTGGCTTTCTGGGCAACCTGGGCTTCTGGGGGTACCAGTACCACCAAAACACCCGCCTGGATTACTGCCTGGAGAAACCCGGTGAGGTCTTCGGTGGGGACCTCGGTGTTGTCCCAAAGGGGTACCGGCAGTTCTGTCAGGAGAACACGGTGGTGCGGCAGGAAGTCAGGGATGGCCAGATGCAAATCGAGTGGTTCCAGGTCGCGGG
Protein-coding regions in this window:
- a CDS encoding Nramp family divalent metal transporter, coding for MDSPTNKTPQDGWRQEPGEASLSEANSTIPIPEGKPHWRRFLAFVGPGALVAVGYMDPGNWATNLAGGSKFAFSLLSVVLISNLMAILLQAMSLRLGIATGRDLAQACRDHYPRPVALFLWVLAEIAIAATDLAELIGAAVALNLLFGLPLLWGLILTAFDVLLLLMLQNRGFRWIEAFVMVLIFTIFVCFGIELVLAKPEWSAVLRGYIPTHQILTQPQMLYIAIGILGATVMPHNLYLHSSIVQTRNYKRDLAGKKEAIKYATLDSTIALMLALLVNSAMLILAATVFFKAGRTEMADITEAYGLLTPLLGTTLASTLFGVALLACGQNATITGTLSGQIVMEGFLNFRVAPWIRRLITRLIAIVPAVAVTAIHGSKGTTDLLVLSQVILSLQLSFAVFPLLLFTSDPKKMGGFVNPPWMNVLGWLTGLTIAGFNLYLLLVTFGILQHG
- a CDS encoding TlpA family protein disulfide reductase produces the protein MGLKEESTQKPTGGQACLLKSLEGQGCPLNQLEGRPAVINFWASRCWPCHSEAPVLQRLFGLTGDQVQFQGVLFNNDPGSKVAIHCGNSQVPVTLLLDQKGTIVSPHLGEIDFRTMQGVLSSLGVKL
- the lspA gene encoding signal peptidase II; its protein translation is MTQHPSNPALSTSLPRLFWRAAGCIAMGVVLDQWLKVWAVSTFREGEFQAFIGGFLSLGLIYNKGAAWGMLGGATLILAVLRLLVGLWLTFSLLRGKYRDIWVPLSLIAAGALGNALDGFRLGKVVDPLMSHTLSSITRFLYKQDFPIFNLADVFVVSGVVLLVLKGLLRSPNRGSATASSL
- a CDS encoding peptidoglycan D,D-transpeptidase FtsI family protein — its product is MELKRIRSRSKILLFISMLMFMVLVIAYAKLEWRLPGAPMDTTDVLRGRILSEDGTILAQSVHDPATGLQKRIYPQKTLAGALLGVLGTDRGLSGLELFYQEELASGRDVIVTLDPSIQTVLESQMNRYATENQGVYGSAVILDTPTGKILAAASWPTFDPNNWRNYPTERWRNRPFVDSYEPGSVIKALVVAGILNDGKTHPEQTFDTPMWRAIGNNRIRDAVQHPPRLTTREILRYSSNVGMSHLVQNYPDQSLYDYLKQYGFGEATPIENLYTEDGVVYPPSRWSDIMKVNMSFGQGMTTNTVQVAAAYNTLANDGQYTAPYLVAVDRIREERQVLTETTARTMRDLLRRVVDDGIKTAAGIPGYDIGGKSSTAQVVVNGRYSNEIYNSLFAGFFPANQPKVTMVIMVHGAKKNYFGSMLAAPIFRDVTSEMVSQWGFPPDWKRLQEKAKP
- the rsmH gene encoding 16S rRNA (cytosine(1402)-N(4))-methyltransferase RsmH translates to MDYSHIPVLANEVVEGLDPKPGKVFIDGTLGGAGHTRLLLEKGAQVYGIDQDPFVTSRTPELPGLTVLKGNYRDMVELMQETGISQVDGILLDIGVSSFQLDDASRGFSYHEDAPLDMRMSQEGLSAYEVINGYDPEEIAAILYEYAEERHSRRIARYIVEARQKKPIETTTELAALIKRAYPGQHARGIHPARRSFQALRIHVNDELGALKDGLQAAKTLIEPGGRLAVISFHSLEDRIVKQFVKGNNGFKPLTKRPVEATEEELEHNPRSRSAKLRVAERTEEDQE
- the mraZ gene encoding division/cell wall cluster transcriptional repressor MraZ; translated protein: MDSTMLKGSFKKGQSMPTGEHHYNMDSKGRLVIPPSFRDFLHHGLMATRGLEGCLYLFPQDTWEKLEGHLTQLPFTDPTARAFVRFFYSSATPCAPDSQHRLSIPQPLRQFAHLETEVVVAGAPNRLELWNPQRWNQVLSEVQTGKYTSSTPPELLENFIT
- a CDS encoding LysM peptidoglycan-binding domain-containing M23 family metallopeptidase — encoded protein: MRSPLIPMVLLMACSPALALNTYTVQAGDTLTRIAKKLGLTPDALQSANPKLKNIHNLTIGQKLNVPSQTQRPPNPAAQTVRTGLQKNTWVWPVSGKITSNYGNRSLAVAGSTFHGGIDISARTGTPVKASQAGTVTYARFDSSGFGNTILIDHGAGWKTRYSHNSQLLVKEGQAVIAGQTIALVGATGFVTGSHLDFRLLFNNTEINPLKIMMPQ